Proteins found in one Crassostrea angulata isolate pt1a10 chromosome 3, ASM2561291v2, whole genome shotgun sequence genomic segment:
- the LOC128178792 gene encoding signal-induced proliferation-associated 1-like protein 1 isoform X2 produces the protein MANPERVPLETIRKRSERAVEYYRNCVVPAYTGKGSPGKQGYDSMENINGIYTSHNGNSEQERGSKGGVTFNDSSGTSNSTVKHNDSFTRGGHRATFHGVHSSKWKSGKSRSKEKSKSPESDSDSKRNSRGLSRSNSNLEMDSIDFDDAADFHNSSMRRDYGSTSSLDVLSNSGDTSFFAMIKDYGPRNIDQRSPAPAQMHEFLRGRIDSNKDRVGARSERFTNGSPVVDKGGGDELDGSPRSKSMKVKSGKERKTRSKSITNDSRSGNILNKIRGKQEGEISTKMTDSINSDINVEERLRKKAFVHYDCQSLGFDAQTVINKKSEANVSKNTSTGASAASGQVRSSMAREKDTPDISADTDDGDGKSNALLLSCPFFRNELGGEEERTISSGRTATNKSSNRNNNNTLPGTSAITLTRSPACCGLSILDSLPTPTGLILSHVVLHRGHVIEYVDHGASYYRHFFYGYDHQNYFGIDDALGPVAISIRKEKVDDRENNLGRADYGFNQFRVIVRTSELTTLRGVILEEAIPAAASRLGGSRTTTVKDVIEYVCPDLQTSCLKLASSNQKTLDQLLKVDQQGVNQTYKVGIMYCKANQSSEEDMYNNEHSGPAFEEFLSCIGQKVRLKGFEKYRAQLDNKTDSTGQQSVYTTFNNCEIMFHVSTMLPYTPNNTQQLLRKRHIGNDIVTIVFQEPGALPFTPKTVRSQFQHVFIIVKVHNPCTDNVHYSIAVTRSKDVPPFGPHIPENAMFPRSDQFAEFLLAKIINAENAAHRCEKFIAMATRTRTEYLKDLAQNHVTTTTLDSGSKLSKFSLGSGRKKDKAKQKVVPDMYASGAIVWNVRVEDFGSGSQVEAALAISSEVLVIQEESSKSVIFTVHCGAIIGWTATANSIKIFFNQEESILIRPLSGEMEETDEICQRLRAVTPGCPSEEKTLRRNGMGQLGFHINGDAIVTDVEKNSFAHEVGLLKGSRLVEICKVASINLSHEDMVDLLRTSQTVKVTLIPPLEDGTPRGVTTLLTNCRYTSLNTLKAACKATQNVQQRQKEALMGQKSVPLGSLNGSHHSLCKTSSDSSEYSYQRHQTDVNTSMETLSMEFLRTEFASIFAGSNENLYSPEEQPSQLSSSSSEQSFHLRDSLNSNSSLRIDIRDSRLSSSSSEFTTSPTQKDPPRAESPSHRGSQTLPHHRKPSTPTRGEVQSPGKSLLPGYRPLATSSLQRGAGLHHAYTDTALSSKGSSMYDEGYTSRPTDSLRSDDGKHERSGSRDSRDSGDYQYLSGAPRPWSSTRATYNQIRRQDPANSSGDSGSYGSAVHQSESVPSGMSTTQSSNFSSRKYSAPGGDYSAVQHGNISLELMKQTQNSKYLLSQGQDVVGVKSTSSSVNLSDTSFSSGSSHNSGALPGQRGYHSNSSRDDLTNVGKKRADPTSANNKGRPGGHRRTHLSEISPLSSENGSPRSSQKNLSGMSSEESLNSRLRPGVHGKHSKSQSNELQEDLKRLIDMDIKNSDLRGILGNSTTERPGFYLKRTMSDESIHSQKGATVSPSRDAVMADLIFSTAPPVPALPKEVLGDARLSPRAMLDSAMAAKARQVLSRNAAASQPKTTPQQQNPVPLPESAASLDWSNLVNVATKAIESTDNTKAPGPSVRDPKDRALPPEPSKTGVSRTTTGSSYTKPPTSQSQGSVWRSTVSNPQQRIQELEAKVEQLEIDLDKERKENADLEAEVQSLRRDNIRLQEESQTAAAQLRKFTEWFFQTIDRQ, from the exons ATGGCCAACCCTGAGCGTGTTCCTTTGGAAACTATAAGGAAAAGATCTGAAAGAGCAGTAGAGTACTACAGAAACTGTGTGGTCCCTGCTTACACAGGAAAGGGCTCTCCAGGCAAGCAAGGTTACGACTCCATGGAAAATATCAATGGAATATACACCTCACACAATGGTAATTCGGAGCAAGAGAGAGGGTCGAAAGGAGGTGTGACTTTCAATGATTCCTCGGGAACATCAAATAGCACTGTGAAACACAATGACAGTTTTACCCGTGGAGGCCACAGAGCCACATTTCATGGAGTTCATTCTTCTAAATGGAAATCTGGAAAATCTCGATCTAAAGAGAAATCTAAGTCTCCAGAATCGGACAGTGATAGTAAAAGAAATAGTCGAGGATTAAGTAGAAGTAATAGCAACCTGGAAATGGACAGCATTGACTTTGATGATGCGGCTGATTTTCATAATAGTTCCATGCGAAGGGATTACGGAAGTACATCGTCACTGGATGTACTTAGCAATAGTGGAGATACTAGCTTCTTTGCTATGATCAAAGACTATGGACCAAGAAATATAGACCAGAGAAGCCCTGCGCCTGCCCAAATGCATGAGTTTCTGAGGGGTAGGATTGACAGTAACAAGGACAGGGTTGGAGCCCGGAGTGAGAGGTTTACGAATGGATCGCCTGTCGTGGATAAAGGAGGTGGAGATGAGCTGGACGGAAGTCCAAGATCAAAGAGCATGAAAGTCAAAAGCGGAAAAGAACGGAAAACAAGGTCAAAGTCCATAACTAACGACTCCAGATCAGGAAACATTCTGAACAAAATCCGAGGGAAGCAAGAAGGAGAAATTAGTACAAAAATGACAGACTCTATCAATTCTGACATCAATGTGGAGGAGAGACTGAGGAAAAAGGCATTTGTACATTATGATTGTCAAAGTTTGGGTTTTGATGCACAGACTGTGATAAATAAAAAGTCTGAGGCAAATGTGTCAAAAAATACCTCAACTGGTGCATCTGCAGCATCTGGTCAAGTGCGAAGCAGTATGGCAAGAGAAAAAGACACTCCAGACATTTCCGCTGACACAGATGACGGTGATGGCAAATCCAATGCACTTCTTTTATCGTGTCCGTTCTTTAGAAACGAACTAGGTGGTGAGGAGGAAAGAACTATTAGTTCGGGTCGAACCGCAACCAACAAATCATCCAACAGAAACAATAACAATACTCTCCCAGGAACTAGTGCAATAACACTTACAAGGTCCCCCGCGTGTTGTGGACTGTCCATCTTAGACTCTCTCCCCACCCCCACAGGGCTCATCCTCTCCCATGTGGTGTTACACAGGGGCCATGTTATTGAGTATGTCGACCATGGAGCCAGCTACTACCGACATTTCTTCTATGGATATG ACCACCAGAACTACTTTGGAATTGATGATGCCCTGGGTCCTGTGGCCATCAGCATCAGGAAGGAGAAGGTGGATGATCGCGAAAACAACCTTGGAAGGGCAGATTATGGATTCAACCAATTCAGAGTCATTGTTAGAACTAGCGAA CTCACCACGCTGCGCGGCGTCATCTTGGAGGAAGCCATTCCTGCCGCTGCCAGTAGACTAGGTGGCTCCCGCACCACCACCGTCAAGGACGTGATTGAATATGTGTGCCCCGACCTCCAGACATCCTGTCTGAAGCTAGCCTCGTCCAATCAGAAAACCCTGGACCAACTCCTTAAAGTTGACCAACAGGGG GTGAATCAGACATACAAAGTTGGCATCATGTATTGCAAGGCTAACCAGTCCTCAGAAGAAGACATGTATAATAATG aacacTCTGGACCAGCATTTGAGGAGTTTTTAAGCTGCATTGGACAGAAAGTTAGACTAAAAGGTTTTGAGAAATACAGAGCACAACTTGATAATAAAA CTGACTCCACTGGTCAACAGTCGGTGTACACCACCTTTAACAACTGTGAAATCATGTTCCATGTGTCCACTATGCTGCCTTATACTCCCAACAACACCCAACAG TTACTACGCAAGCGACACATCGGGAATGATATCGTAACCATAGTCTTTCAAGAGCCGGGTGCTCTGCCATTCACACCCAAAACCGTTCGATCCCAGTTTCAGCATGTCTTCATCATTGTCAAGGTCCATAATCCATGCACAGATAATGTTCACTACAG TATTGCTGTCACAAGATCAAAAGATGTCCCTCCATTTGGTCCCCATATCCCTGAGAATGCCATGTTTCCAAGATCAGACCAATTTGCTGAATTTCTTCTTGCCAAAA TAATCAATGCCGAAAATGCAGCTCACAGATGTGAAAAGTTTATTGCTATGGCAACTCGCACCAGAACCGAATACCTCAAAGATCTGGCTCAGAACCATGTCACAACAACAACATTAGACTCTGGTTCAAAACTTA GTAAATTTTCCCTTGGAAGTGGTCGAAAGAAAGACAAGGCGAAACAGAAAGTTGTTCCTGATATGTATGCATCAGGTGCCATTGTTTGGAATGTACGG GTGGAGGACTTTGGGTCAGGGTCCCAGGTAGAGGCTGCTTTGGCGATCTCTTCGGAAGTGCTGGTCATTCAGGAGGAAAGTTCCAAGAGTGTCATCTTCACCGTTCACTGTGGGGCCATAATAGGCTGGACAGCTACAGCTAACAG catcaagattttttttaatcaagagGAGAGTATTTTGATCCGTCCCCTGAGTGGAGAGATGGAGGAGACGGACGAGATCTGTCAGAGGCTTCGGGCAGTTACGCCGGGCTGTCCT TCTGAAGAGAAAACCTTGAGGAGAAACGGCATGGGTCAGTTGGGCTTCCACATTAATGGTGATGCCATAGTGACTGATGTGGAGAAGAACAGCTTTGCCCATGAAGTGGGGCTCCTGAAGGGGAGCCGCCTGGTGGAGATCTGTAAGGTGGCCTCCATCAATCTGAGCCACGAGGACATGGTGGATTTACTGCGAACCTCACAGACTGTCAAAGTTACTCTCATACCACCTCTTGAAGACGGGACTCCTAG GGGTGTCACCACATTACTCACTAACTGCAGATATACGTCATTAAATACCCTCAAGGCGGCCTGCAAGGCCACGCAAAATGTCCAACAGAGGCAAAAGGAGGCTTTGATGGGTCAGAAGTCTGTCCCTCTTGGATCACTGAACGGTTCCCATCACAGTCTATGTAAGACTTCCTCGGATTCCTCTGAGTATTCATACCAAAGACATCAGACAGACGTAAACACATCAATGGAGACGCTGAGTATGGAGTTCTTGCGCACTGAGTTTGCCAGTATATTCGCAGGTTCCAATGAGAACCTGTATTCACCTGAAGAGCAGCCATCTCAGCTGTCGAGCAGCTCCAGTGAGCAGTCGTTCCATTTGCGAGACTCGTTGAACTCGAACTCGAGTCTGAGAATTGATATCCGAGACTCGAGGTTGTCCTCAAGCTCCAGTGAGTTTACCACAAGCCCCACCCAGAAGGATCCCCCCAGAGCTGAATCCCCGAGTCACAGGGGGTCTCAGACCCTCCCTCACCACAGAAAGCCTTCAACCCCCACTAG GGGAGAAGTACAGTCTCCTGGGAAGAGCCTCCTTCCGGGTTATCGCCCCCTGGCTACATCTAGTCTCCAGAGAGGGGCCGGACTCCATCACGCCTACACGGACACTGCCCTCTCCTCTAAGGGCTCCAGTATGTATGATGAGGGCTACACCTCGCGTCCCACGGACAGTCTGAGATCAGACGACGGGAAGCACGAGAGATCAGGCTCAAGGGACTCGAGGGACAGTGGGGACTACCAGTATCTCAGTGGAG cTCCAAGACCTTGGAGTAGCACTCGTGCTACCTACAATCAG ATAAGGAGACAGGACCCTGCTAATTCCAGTGGAGACTCTGGATCTTACGGCAGTGCTGTCCATCAGTCGGAGAGTGTTCCCTCAGGCATGTCCACCACACAGTCCAGTAACTTCTCATCACGGAAATACTCTGCCCCAGGGGGAGACTACTCTGCTGTCCAGCATGGCAACATCTCACTGGAATTAATGAAACAGACTCAGAACTCTAAGTACTTGTTAAGTCAGGGTCAGGATGTGGTCGGGGTCAAGAGTACCAGTTCTAGTGTGAATCTCAGTGACACTTCATTCTCTAGTGGATCATCTCATAACTCAGGAGCATTGCCAGGACAACGGGGTTACCATAGCAACAGCTCCAGAG ATGATTTAACTAATGTTGGTAAGAAGCGAGCTGATCCGACCTCTGCTAACAATAAAGGTCGGCCCGGGGGTCACAGAAGGACGCACCTGTCAGAGATCTCTCCCCTCAGCAGTGAAAATGGCAGTCCAAGATCATCCCAAAA AAACCTAAGTGGAATGTCATCAGAGGAATCATTAAATAGTCGTCTCCGCCCAGGTGTGCACGGCAAGCACTCAAAATCCCAGTCCAATGAATTGCAAGAGGACCTCAAACGTTTGATTGACATGGACATAAAAAACAGTGACCTTAGAGGAATTTTG GGCAACTCCACCACGGAGCGACCAGGCTTTTACCTCAAAAGGACAATGTCTGATGAGAGTATCCACAGTCAGAAGGGGGCCACCGTATCCCCCTCCCGGGACGCTGTGATGGCTGACCTCATTTTCTCCACAGCCCCTCCCGTCCCCGCCCTCCCCAAAGAAGTCCTGGGGGATGCTAG GTTGTCGCCACGAGCCATGTTAGACAGTGCAATGGCTGCCAAAGCCCGCCAGGTACTGAGTCGTAACGCAGCTGCATCCCAACCCAAGACAACCCCCCAGCAGCAAAACCCTGTCCCCCTCCCCGAGTCTGCGGCCAGTCTCGACTGGTCAAACTTGGTCAACGTAGCCACAAAGGCCATTGAAA GTACTGACAACACTAAAGCTCCGGGTCCATCTGTAAGGGATCCAAAGGACAGAGCTTTGCCCCCAGAACCAAGTAAAACTGGAGTCAGCAGAACTACTACTGGTAGTAGCTATACAAAACCTCCAACGAGTCAATCTCAGGG ATCTGTGTGGAGGTCAACTGTATCCAATCCTCAACAGAGAATCCAGGAGCTGGAGGCTAAAGTAGAACAGCTGGAGATAGATCTAGATAAG GAAAGAAAGGAAAATGCAGATTTGGAGGCAGAAGTTCAGTCTTTGAGGAGAGATAACATTCGTCTCCAGGAGGAGTCCCAGACTGCTGCAGCTCAGCTTCGGAAGTTTACGGAGTGGTTTTTCCAGACAATAGATAGGCAGTGA
- the LOC128178792 gene encoding signal-induced proliferation-associated 1-like protein 1 isoform X1, with the protein MANPERVPLETIRKRSERAVEYYRNCVVPAYTGKGSPGKQGYDSMENINGIYTSHNGNSEQERGSKGGVTFNDSSGTSNSTVKHNDSFTRGGHRATFHGVHSSKWKSGKSRSKEKSKSPESDSDSKRNSRGLSRSNSNLEMDSIDFDDAADFHNSSMRRDYGSTSSLDVLSNSGDTSFFAMIKDYGPRNIDQRSPAPAQMHEFLRGRIDSNKDRVGARSERFTNGSPVVDKGGGDELDGSPRSKSMKVKSGKERKTRSKSITNDSRSGNILNKIRGKQEGEISTKMTDSINSDINVEERLRKKAFVHYDCQSLGFDAQTVINKKSEANVSKNTSTGASAASGQVRSSMAREKDTPDISADTDDGDGKSNALLLSCPFFRNELGGEEERTISSGRTATNKSSNRNNNNTLPGTSAITLTRSPACCGLSILDSLPTPTGLILSHVVLHRGHVIEYVDHGASYYRHFFYGYDHQNYFGIDDALGPVAISIRKEKVDDRENNLGRADYGFNQFRVIVRTSELTTLRGVILEEAIPAAASRLGGSRTTTVKDVIEYVCPDLQTSCLKLASSNQKTLDQLLKVDQQGVNQTYKVGIMYCKANQSSEEDMYNNEHSGPAFEEFLSCIGQKVRLKGFEKYRAQLDNKTDSTGQQSVYTTFNNCEIMFHVSTMLPYTPNNTQQLLRKRHIGNDIVTIVFQEPGALPFTPKTVRSQFQHVFIIVKVHNPCTDNVHYSIAVTRSKDVPPFGPHIPENAMFPRSDQFAEFLLAKIINAENAAHRCEKFIAMATRTRTEYLKDLAQNHVTTTTLDSGSKLSKFSLGSGRKKDKAKQKVVPDMYASGAIVWNVRVEDFGSGSQVEAALAISSEVLVIQEESSKSVIFTVHCGAIIGWTATANSIKIFFNQEESILIRPLSGEMEETDEICQRLRAVTPGCPSEEKTLRRNGMGQLGFHINGDAIVTDVEKNSFAHEVGLLKGSRLVEICKVASINLSHEDMVDLLRTSQTVKVTLIPPLEDGTPRGVTTLLTNCRYTSLNTLKAACKATQNVQQRQKEALMGQKSVPLGSLNGSHHSLCKTSSDSSEYSYQRHQTDVNTSMETLSMEFLRTEFASIFAGSNENLYSPEEQPSQLSSSSSEQSFHLRDSLNSNSSLRIDIRDSRLSSSSSEFTTSPTQKDPPRAESPSHRGSQTLPHHRKPSTPTRGEVQSPGKSLLPGYRPLATSSLQRGAGLHHAYTDTALSSKGSSMYDEGYTSRPTDSLRSDDGKHERSGSRDSRDSGDYQYLSGAPRPWSSTRATYNQIRRQDPANSSGDSGSYGSAVHQSESVPSGMSTTQSSNFSSRKYSAPGGDYSAVQHGNISLELMKQTQNSKYLLSQGQDVVGVKSTSSSVNLSDTSFSSGSSHNSGALPGQRGYHSNSSRDDLTNVGKKRADPTSANNKGRPGGHRRTHLSEISPLSSENGSPRSSQKNLSGMSSEESLNSRLRPGVHGKHSKSQSNELQEDLKRLIDMDIKNSDLRGILQGNSTTERPGFYLKRTMSDESIHSQKGATVSPSRDAVMADLIFSTAPPVPALPKEVLGDARLSPRAMLDSAMAAKARQVLSRNAAASQPKTTPQQQNPVPLPESAASLDWSNLVNVATKAIESTDNTKAPGPSVRDPKDRALPPEPSKTGVSRTTTGSSYTKPPTSQSQGSVWRSTVSNPQQRIQELEAKVEQLEIDLDKERKENADLEAEVQSLRRDNIRLQEESQTAAAQLRKFTEWFFQTIDRQ; encoded by the exons ATGGCCAACCCTGAGCGTGTTCCTTTGGAAACTATAAGGAAAAGATCTGAAAGAGCAGTAGAGTACTACAGAAACTGTGTGGTCCCTGCTTACACAGGAAAGGGCTCTCCAGGCAAGCAAGGTTACGACTCCATGGAAAATATCAATGGAATATACACCTCACACAATGGTAATTCGGAGCAAGAGAGAGGGTCGAAAGGAGGTGTGACTTTCAATGATTCCTCGGGAACATCAAATAGCACTGTGAAACACAATGACAGTTTTACCCGTGGAGGCCACAGAGCCACATTTCATGGAGTTCATTCTTCTAAATGGAAATCTGGAAAATCTCGATCTAAAGAGAAATCTAAGTCTCCAGAATCGGACAGTGATAGTAAAAGAAATAGTCGAGGATTAAGTAGAAGTAATAGCAACCTGGAAATGGACAGCATTGACTTTGATGATGCGGCTGATTTTCATAATAGTTCCATGCGAAGGGATTACGGAAGTACATCGTCACTGGATGTACTTAGCAATAGTGGAGATACTAGCTTCTTTGCTATGATCAAAGACTATGGACCAAGAAATATAGACCAGAGAAGCCCTGCGCCTGCCCAAATGCATGAGTTTCTGAGGGGTAGGATTGACAGTAACAAGGACAGGGTTGGAGCCCGGAGTGAGAGGTTTACGAATGGATCGCCTGTCGTGGATAAAGGAGGTGGAGATGAGCTGGACGGAAGTCCAAGATCAAAGAGCATGAAAGTCAAAAGCGGAAAAGAACGGAAAACAAGGTCAAAGTCCATAACTAACGACTCCAGATCAGGAAACATTCTGAACAAAATCCGAGGGAAGCAAGAAGGAGAAATTAGTACAAAAATGACAGACTCTATCAATTCTGACATCAATGTGGAGGAGAGACTGAGGAAAAAGGCATTTGTACATTATGATTGTCAAAGTTTGGGTTTTGATGCACAGACTGTGATAAATAAAAAGTCTGAGGCAAATGTGTCAAAAAATACCTCAACTGGTGCATCTGCAGCATCTGGTCAAGTGCGAAGCAGTATGGCAAGAGAAAAAGACACTCCAGACATTTCCGCTGACACAGATGACGGTGATGGCAAATCCAATGCACTTCTTTTATCGTGTCCGTTCTTTAGAAACGAACTAGGTGGTGAGGAGGAAAGAACTATTAGTTCGGGTCGAACCGCAACCAACAAATCATCCAACAGAAACAATAACAATACTCTCCCAGGAACTAGTGCAATAACACTTACAAGGTCCCCCGCGTGTTGTGGACTGTCCATCTTAGACTCTCTCCCCACCCCCACAGGGCTCATCCTCTCCCATGTGGTGTTACACAGGGGCCATGTTATTGAGTATGTCGACCATGGAGCCAGCTACTACCGACATTTCTTCTATGGATATG ACCACCAGAACTACTTTGGAATTGATGATGCCCTGGGTCCTGTGGCCATCAGCATCAGGAAGGAGAAGGTGGATGATCGCGAAAACAACCTTGGAAGGGCAGATTATGGATTCAACCAATTCAGAGTCATTGTTAGAACTAGCGAA CTCACCACGCTGCGCGGCGTCATCTTGGAGGAAGCCATTCCTGCCGCTGCCAGTAGACTAGGTGGCTCCCGCACCACCACCGTCAAGGACGTGATTGAATATGTGTGCCCCGACCTCCAGACATCCTGTCTGAAGCTAGCCTCGTCCAATCAGAAAACCCTGGACCAACTCCTTAAAGTTGACCAACAGGGG GTGAATCAGACATACAAAGTTGGCATCATGTATTGCAAGGCTAACCAGTCCTCAGAAGAAGACATGTATAATAATG aacacTCTGGACCAGCATTTGAGGAGTTTTTAAGCTGCATTGGACAGAAAGTTAGACTAAAAGGTTTTGAGAAATACAGAGCACAACTTGATAATAAAA CTGACTCCACTGGTCAACAGTCGGTGTACACCACCTTTAACAACTGTGAAATCATGTTCCATGTGTCCACTATGCTGCCTTATACTCCCAACAACACCCAACAG TTACTACGCAAGCGACACATCGGGAATGATATCGTAACCATAGTCTTTCAAGAGCCGGGTGCTCTGCCATTCACACCCAAAACCGTTCGATCCCAGTTTCAGCATGTCTTCATCATTGTCAAGGTCCATAATCCATGCACAGATAATGTTCACTACAG TATTGCTGTCACAAGATCAAAAGATGTCCCTCCATTTGGTCCCCATATCCCTGAGAATGCCATGTTTCCAAGATCAGACCAATTTGCTGAATTTCTTCTTGCCAAAA TAATCAATGCCGAAAATGCAGCTCACAGATGTGAAAAGTTTATTGCTATGGCAACTCGCACCAGAACCGAATACCTCAAAGATCTGGCTCAGAACCATGTCACAACAACAACATTAGACTCTGGTTCAAAACTTA GTAAATTTTCCCTTGGAAGTGGTCGAAAGAAAGACAAGGCGAAACAGAAAGTTGTTCCTGATATGTATGCATCAGGTGCCATTGTTTGGAATGTACGG GTGGAGGACTTTGGGTCAGGGTCCCAGGTAGAGGCTGCTTTGGCGATCTCTTCGGAAGTGCTGGTCATTCAGGAGGAAAGTTCCAAGAGTGTCATCTTCACCGTTCACTGTGGGGCCATAATAGGCTGGACAGCTACAGCTAACAG catcaagattttttttaatcaagagGAGAGTATTTTGATCCGTCCCCTGAGTGGAGAGATGGAGGAGACGGACGAGATCTGTCAGAGGCTTCGGGCAGTTACGCCGGGCTGTCCT TCTGAAGAGAAAACCTTGAGGAGAAACGGCATGGGTCAGTTGGGCTTCCACATTAATGGTGATGCCATAGTGACTGATGTGGAGAAGAACAGCTTTGCCCATGAAGTGGGGCTCCTGAAGGGGAGCCGCCTGGTGGAGATCTGTAAGGTGGCCTCCATCAATCTGAGCCACGAGGACATGGTGGATTTACTGCGAACCTCACAGACTGTCAAAGTTACTCTCATACCACCTCTTGAAGACGGGACTCCTAG GGGTGTCACCACATTACTCACTAACTGCAGATATACGTCATTAAATACCCTCAAGGCGGCCTGCAAGGCCACGCAAAATGTCCAACAGAGGCAAAAGGAGGCTTTGATGGGTCAGAAGTCTGTCCCTCTTGGATCACTGAACGGTTCCCATCACAGTCTATGTAAGACTTCCTCGGATTCCTCTGAGTATTCATACCAAAGACATCAGACAGACGTAAACACATCAATGGAGACGCTGAGTATGGAGTTCTTGCGCACTGAGTTTGCCAGTATATTCGCAGGTTCCAATGAGAACCTGTATTCACCTGAAGAGCAGCCATCTCAGCTGTCGAGCAGCTCCAGTGAGCAGTCGTTCCATTTGCGAGACTCGTTGAACTCGAACTCGAGTCTGAGAATTGATATCCGAGACTCGAGGTTGTCCTCAAGCTCCAGTGAGTTTACCACAAGCCCCACCCAGAAGGATCCCCCCAGAGCTGAATCCCCGAGTCACAGGGGGTCTCAGACCCTCCCTCACCACAGAAAGCCTTCAACCCCCACTAG GGGAGAAGTACAGTCTCCTGGGAAGAGCCTCCTTCCGGGTTATCGCCCCCTGGCTACATCTAGTCTCCAGAGAGGGGCCGGACTCCATCACGCCTACACGGACACTGCCCTCTCCTCTAAGGGCTCCAGTATGTATGATGAGGGCTACACCTCGCGTCCCACGGACAGTCTGAGATCAGACGACGGGAAGCACGAGAGATCAGGCTCAAGGGACTCGAGGGACAGTGGGGACTACCAGTATCTCAGTGGAG cTCCAAGACCTTGGAGTAGCACTCGTGCTACCTACAATCAG ATAAGGAGACAGGACCCTGCTAATTCCAGTGGAGACTCTGGATCTTACGGCAGTGCTGTCCATCAGTCGGAGAGTGTTCCCTCAGGCATGTCCACCACACAGTCCAGTAACTTCTCATCACGGAAATACTCTGCCCCAGGGGGAGACTACTCTGCTGTCCAGCATGGCAACATCTCACTGGAATTAATGAAACAGACTCAGAACTCTAAGTACTTGTTAAGTCAGGGTCAGGATGTGGTCGGGGTCAAGAGTACCAGTTCTAGTGTGAATCTCAGTGACACTTCATTCTCTAGTGGATCATCTCATAACTCAGGAGCATTGCCAGGACAACGGGGTTACCATAGCAACAGCTCCAGAG ATGATTTAACTAATGTTGGTAAGAAGCGAGCTGATCCGACCTCTGCTAACAATAAAGGTCGGCCCGGGGGTCACAGAAGGACGCACCTGTCAGAGATCTCTCCCCTCAGCAGTGAAAATGGCAGTCCAAGATCATCCCAAAA AAACCTAAGTGGAATGTCATCAGAGGAATCATTAAATAGTCGTCTCCGCCCAGGTGTGCACGGCAAGCACTCAAAATCCCAGTCCAATGAATTGCAAGAGGACCTCAAACGTTTGATTGACATGGACATAAAAAACAGTGACCTTAGAGGAATTTTG CAGGGCAACTCCACCACGGAGCGACCAGGCTTTTACCTCAAAAGGACAATGTCTGATGAGAGTATCCACAGTCAGAAGGGGGCCACCGTATCCCCCTCCCGGGACGCTGTGATGGCTGACCTCATTTTCTCCACAGCCCCTCCCGTCCCCGCCCTCCCCAAAGAAGTCCTGGGGGATGCTAG GTTGTCGCCACGAGCCATGTTAGACAGTGCAATGGCTGCCAAAGCCCGCCAGGTACTGAGTCGTAACGCAGCTGCATCCCAACCCAAGACAACCCCCCAGCAGCAAAACCCTGTCCCCCTCCCCGAGTCTGCGGCCAGTCTCGACTGGTCAAACTTGGTCAACGTAGCCACAAAGGCCATTGAAA GTACTGACAACACTAAAGCTCCGGGTCCATCTGTAAGGGATCCAAAGGACAGAGCTTTGCCCCCAGAACCAAGTAAAACTGGAGTCAGCAGAACTACTACTGGTAGTAGCTATACAAAACCTCCAACGAGTCAATCTCAGGG ATCTGTGTGGAGGTCAACTGTATCCAATCCTCAACAGAGAATCCAGGAGCTGGAGGCTAAAGTAGAACAGCTGGAGATAGATCTAGATAAG GAAAGAAAGGAAAATGCAGATTTGGAGGCAGAAGTTCAGTCTTTGAGGAGAGATAACATTCGTCTCCAGGAGGAGTCCCAGACTGCTGCAGCTCAGCTTCGGAAGTTTACGGAGTGGTTTTTCCAGACAATAGATAGGCAGTGA